The proteins below are encoded in one region of Ereboglobus luteus:
- the malQ gene encoding 4-alpha-glucanotransferase: MPDFTNIKHSPDATTPMGADTSSLLSASSGIIAPASGTREPLFNWLTQRAAGVLMHPTSLPGAQGIGVLSDAAIDPWLAFLGDAGFRYWQVCPLGPTGYGDSPYQCFSAFAGNPYLIDLQVLQKHGLLDSADIAPLADLPRDHVDFGWLYVTKWKVLHRAYENFSDKTRLARADSALPYGDYDEFLKKHADWLEPYALFQALKEHHNPLPWWSWPEEVRFYDKARAAALPRDVLVRAKAHAFFQYLFYGQWAEVRAKAARLGIEIIGDAPIFVARDSADVWANPELFQIDETTGEPLAVAGVPPDYFSADGQLWGNPLYAWEKHAATGYAWWIRRLAVNFELCDVLRLDHFRGFDTYWSIPADAPTAKTGEWQQGPGLALFEKVRAALPRAKIIAEDLGELMPSVIELRDATGLPGMVILQFAFGGKADNLYLPHNHHHNSVVYPGTHDNDTTLGWYRAVGNESAADHVRRYLRVNGSEIGWDFVRSAYASVCNLAVIPLQDLMSLGSEARFNTPGVAAGNWQWRYTAQQLENVHRESAGYLKSIGELHGRVEK; the protein is encoded by the coding sequence ATGCCCGATTTCACCAACATCAAACATTCACCCGACGCCACCACGCCAATGGGAGCCGACACCTCCTCGCTGCTTTCCGCCAGCTCCGGAATAATCGCCCCGGCATCAGGCACGCGCGAACCGCTCTTCAACTGGCTCACGCAACGCGCGGCCGGCGTGCTCATGCACCCGACCTCGCTGCCGGGCGCGCAAGGCATCGGCGTTCTCAGCGACGCCGCCATCGACCCGTGGCTCGCGTTTCTGGGCGACGCCGGATTTCGCTACTGGCAGGTTTGCCCGCTCGGCCCGACCGGTTACGGCGATTCGCCTTATCAGTGTTTCTCAGCTTTCGCCGGCAACCCGTATCTCATCGACTTGCAGGTTTTGCAAAAACACGGGCTTCTCGACAGCGCCGACATTGCGCCGCTCGCGGACCTGCCCCGCGACCATGTCGATTTCGGCTGGCTCTACGTCACCAAATGGAAAGTGCTGCACCGCGCCTACGAAAATTTCAGTGACAAAACGAGACTCGCGCGCGCCGACTCCGCCCTTCCCTACGGTGATTATGACGAATTTCTGAAAAAGCACGCCGACTGGCTCGAACCTTACGCGCTCTTCCAGGCGCTCAAGGAACATCACAATCCGCTCCCGTGGTGGAGCTGGCCGGAGGAAGTTCGTTTCTACGACAAAGCGCGCGCCGCCGCCCTTCCTCGGGACGTTTTGGTCCGCGCCAAGGCCCACGCGTTTTTCCAATACCTCTTCTACGGCCAATGGGCCGAAGTCCGGGCCAAGGCCGCGCGCCTCGGCATCGAAATCATCGGCGACGCGCCCATCTTTGTCGCCCGCGACAGCGCCGACGTCTGGGCAAATCCCGAACTCTTTCAAATCGACGAAACCACGGGCGAACCGCTCGCCGTCGCCGGAGTGCCGCCCGATTATTTTTCCGCCGACGGACAACTCTGGGGCAACCCGCTCTACGCTTGGGAAAAACACGCCGCCACCGGTTACGCATGGTGGATTCGCCGCCTCGCGGTGAACTTCGAGCTGTGCGATGTCCTGCGCCTTGATCATTTCCGAGGCTTCGACACCTACTGGTCGATTCCCGCCGACGCGCCGACCGCCAAGACCGGCGAATGGCAGCAAGGCCCCGGCCTCGCCCTTTTCGAAAAAGTCCGCGCCGCCCTGCCCCGCGCCAAAATCATCGCCGAGGATCTCGGCGAGCTCATGCCCTCGGTCATCGAGTTGCGCGACGCCACGGGGCTCCCCGGCATGGTCATCCTGCAATTCGCCTTCGGGGGCAAAGCCGACAACCTCTACCTGCCGCACAACCATCATCACAACAGCGTCGTTTATCCCGGCACGCACGACAACGACACGACACTCGGCTGGTATCGCGCCGTCGGCAACGAATCCGCCGCCGACCACGTTCGCCGTTACCTCCGAGTCAACGGCAGCGAAATCGGCTGGGATTTCGTGCGCTCCGCCTACGCATCCGTGTGCAACCTCGCCGTCATTCCGCTGCAAGACCTCATGAGCCTCGGCAGCGAGGCGCGGTTTAACACTCCCGGCGTCGCCGCCGGCAACTGGCAATGGCGTTATACCGCGCAGCAACTGGAAAACGTGCACAGGGAAAGCGCGGGGTATTTGAAATCAATCGGCGAACTCCACGGACGAGTTGAGAAATAA
- a CDS encoding FKBP-type peptidyl-prolyl cis-trans isomerase, translating into MRLLKLLAALLILAAPTALHAQREKLPPADLEYVEKTWPDAQITSTGMRTIVMQTGTGEKAERGDRVSVLYKGMLLNGTVFDQTRGADHPFTFRVGRGEVIEGWEEGIPMMRVGEKRLLIIPFELGYGTRGDPPKIPRRATLVFEVELVKVVKPDPETQIEKTPIAPRKKKKDAGPVTNVPPVKN; encoded by the coding sequence ATGCGTTTGCTCAAATTACTTGCCGCCCTTTTGATCCTAGCCGCGCCCACCGCGCTCCACGCACAGCGCGAAAAGCTGCCGCCCGCCGATCTCGAATACGTTGAGAAAACATGGCCGGACGCCCAAATCACCTCCACCGGCATGCGAACAATCGTCATGCAAACCGGCACAGGTGAAAAAGCCGAGCGCGGCGACCGTGTCAGTGTTCTCTACAAAGGCATGCTGCTCAACGGAACCGTTTTCGACCAGACGCGCGGCGCCGATCATCCGTTCACATTCCGCGTCGGGCGCGGCGAGGTCATCGAAGGCTGGGAGGAAGGCATCCCGATGATGCGCGTCGGCGAAAAACGCCTCCTCATCATCCCCTTTGAACTCGGCTACGGCACGCGCGGCGATCCCCCGAAAATTCCGCGCCGCGCGACCTTGGTTTTTGAGGTTGAATTGGTAAAAGTCGTGAAACCCGATCCGGAAACCCAGATCGAGAAAACCCCGATTGCGCCGCGCAAGAAAAAGAAGGACGCCGGTCCCGTGACCAACGTCCCTCCGGTGAAAAACTGA